A single Streptomyces sannanensis DNA region contains:
- a CDS encoding IclR family transcriptional regulator: protein MAKNIQSLERAAAMLRLLAGGERRLGLSDIASSLGLAKGTAHGILRTLQHEGFVEQDQASGRYQLGAELLRLGTTYLDVHELRARALVWADDLARSSGESVYLGVLHQQGVLIVHHVFRPDNSRQVLEVGAMQPLHSTALGKVLSAYDPVAHSEVVEAERKAFTPRTVTGLEDFEGLLDLTRARGWAADVEETWEGVASVAAPIHDRRRMPVGAVGITGAVERVCPSGELRGELVAAVRDCARAVSRDLGAGRF from the coding sequence ATGGCGAAGAACATCCAGTCGCTCGAACGGGCGGCGGCGATGCTGCGGCTGCTCGCGGGCGGGGAACGCCGGCTCGGACTGTCCGACATCGCCTCCTCGCTCGGCCTGGCCAAGGGCACCGCGCACGGAATCCTGCGCACCCTGCAGCACGAGGGCTTCGTCGAGCAGGACCAGGCGTCGGGGCGTTACCAGCTGGGTGCGGAGCTGCTGCGGCTGGGCACGACCTATCTGGATGTGCACGAGCTCCGGGCCCGCGCGCTGGTGTGGGCCGACGATCTGGCCCGTTCGAGCGGCGAGAGCGTCTATCTCGGCGTGCTGCATCAGCAGGGAGTGCTGATCGTGCACCACGTCTTCCGGCCGGACAACAGCCGGCAGGTGCTGGAGGTCGGGGCGATGCAGCCGCTGCACTCCACCGCACTGGGCAAGGTGCTGTCCGCGTACGACCCGGTGGCGCACAGCGAGGTCGTGGAGGCGGAACGCAAGGCCTTCACCCCGCGGACGGTGACCGGGCTGGAGGACTTCGAGGGGCTCCTCGACCTGACACGGGCGCGCGGCTGGGCCGCGGACGTGGAGGAGACCTGGGAGGGCGTCGCGTCGGTGGCCGCGCCCATCCATGACCGGCGGCGCATGCCCGTCGGGGCGGTGGGCATCACCGGCGCCGTGGAGCGGGTGTGCCCCTCGGGCGAGCTGCGGGGTGAGC